Proteins encoded within one genomic window of Mesobacillus subterraneus:
- a CDS encoding M28 family peptidase → MKKKPYLSIALAAGLAVSSFGAPAIYAKQAENPQQVQPFKVFDNKVLNKINVENIYNNIEYLSRTPRVAGTEAEYQAIQYVKQQFESYGYDTELQEFTFFGYTAPHTVELTVDGYSGEIKPKSFTYGMDGSPSGKLVYVGLGKAEDFEGQDVTGKIVLIKRGSISFAEKVLNASANGAAGVIIFNNAPGDLNGTFGSPNDNYVPAVAISQEVGQALVDQLSSGENLTGSINIEGADAGMRTSFNVIATKAPTNKNKSKDGIIALGAHHDSVPGAPGANDDASGTAMTLELARVMKDLPTNLEMRFITFGAEELGLIGSRYYVSQLSEEEKNRFVGYFNMDMVGSRDAGDLVINTPDGNQNIVSQTAQASSARLNGEATPIQPGGSSDHVAFFEGGIASASFIHRPLEPWYHTPEDTIDKISKEKLQDVAEIVGTAVYDIARPENQGPKANKGKEQKVPHLYHEQEIK, encoded by the coding sequence ATGAAAAAGAAACCTTATCTATCAATCGCATTAGCAGCAGGTCTAGCAGTAAGCAGCTTTGGGGCACCGGCCATTTACGCAAAGCAGGCAGAGAATCCGCAACAAGTTCAGCCATTCAAGGTTTTTGACAACAAGGTCCTGAACAAAATTAATGTAGAAAATATCTACAACAATATTGAATACCTTTCAAGAACACCCCGGGTTGCAGGTACAGAGGCCGAGTACCAGGCGATTCAGTATGTCAAACAGCAATTCGAGTCATACGGATACGATACAGAACTTCAGGAGTTTACTTTCTTCGGCTACACAGCACCACACACAGTCGAGTTGACAGTAGATGGTTATTCAGGCGAAATCAAGCCGAAATCCTTTACATATGGGATGGATGGAAGTCCTTCTGGTAAGCTGGTTTATGTAGGTTTAGGAAAAGCAGAGGATTTCGAAGGTCAAGATGTTACAGGTAAAATCGTTTTGATAAAGCGAGGTTCTATTTCATTTGCAGAGAAAGTCTTGAATGCATCAGCTAACGGTGCAGCAGGAGTTATTATTTTCAACAATGCACCTGGAGACCTTAACGGTACCTTTGGGTCCCCGAATGATAATTATGTACCGGCTGTGGCCATTTCTCAGGAAGTTGGACAAGCTTTAGTGGATCAGCTCAGCAGTGGTGAAAATTTAACAGGATCGATTAACATTGAAGGTGCAGATGCTGGCATGAGAACATCTTTCAATGTCATTGCCACTAAAGCACCTACGAATAAAAATAAATCAAAAGACGGAATCATCGCATTGGGTGCCCACCATGATTCTGTACCTGGAGCACCAGGTGCAAACGACGATGCATCAGGTACGGCAATGACCCTCGAATTAGCTCGTGTCATGAAGGATTTGCCGACAAATTTGGAAATGCGTTTCATTACCTTTGGCGCTGAGGAACTCGGATTGATTGGATCACGTTATTATGTAAGCCAGCTTTCCGAGGAGGAAAAGAATCGCTTTGTGGGATACTTTAACATGGATATGGTAGGCAGCAGGGATGCCGGTGATTTGGTGATCAATACACCAGATGGAAACCAAAACATTGTTTCTCAAACTGCTCAGGCTTCCAGCGCCAGATTAAATGGTGAAGCAACACCGATCCAACCTGGTGGGAGCAGTGACCACGTAGCGTTCTTTGAGGGCGGAATTGCTTCTGCATCGTTCATCCATCGACCGCTTGAGCCCTGGTACCATACACCAGAAGATACAATTGACAAAATCAGCAAAGAAAAACTGCAAGATGTAGCAGAAATTGTTGGTACAGCTGTCTATGATATCGCCCGTCCGGAGAATCAGGGACCAAAGGCCAACAAAGGAAAAGAACAAAAAGTCCCGCACCTTTACCACGAGCAGGAAATTAAATAA
- the adhE gene encoding bifunctional acetaldehyde-CoA/alcohol dehydrogenase, with product MGTVEKVVKEQSSVTKMVDSLLEKGIKALATMRELDQETVNKIVKEMALAGLDQHMPLAKMAVEETKRGVYEDKIIKNMFATEYVYHNIKYDKMAGIIDENEHEGMITIAEPVGVIAGVTPVTNPTSTTMFKALISIKTRNPIIFAFHPSAQKCSSEAARILRDAAVRAGAPADCIQWIEKPSLEATQALMNHSKISMILATGGAGMVKSAYSSGKPALGVGPGNVPCYIERTANVKRAVNDLILSKTFDNGMICASEQAVIIDKEIYHEVKTEMIENSCYFLNEEERSKVEKLVINEHSCAVNADIVGMPAHKIAEMSGVSVPEETKILVAELKGVGPQYPLSREKLSPVLACYKVNGTEEGFKRAEEMLEFGGLSHSAVIHTTNDEVMRSYGLRMKAGRVIVNAPSSQGAIGDIYNAYLPSLTLGCGTYGGNSVSTNVGAVNLINVKKVARRNVNMQWFKVPSKIYFEKNSTQYLAKMPKISKAFIVTDPGMVKLGYVDKVLYHLRKRPDYVHCEIFSAVEPDPSIETVMKGAEMMANFQPDVIIALGGGSAMDAAKGMWLFYEYPEADFHGLKQKFLDIRKRIVKYPHLGRKAQFVAIPTTSGTGSEVTSFSVITDKKANIKYPLADYELTPDVAIVDPQFVMTVPKHITADTGMDVLTHAIEAYVSCMANDYTDGLAIKAIQLVFEYLPRAYRNGQDEVAREKVHNASTIAGMAFANAFLGINHSLAHKLGAEFHIAHGRSNTILMPHVIRYNATKPKKFTAFPKYESFVADQRYAEIARILGLPCRTIEEGVESLVQEIIKLAKEMDIPMSIEANGVDKAEFEAKVDQLADRAFEDQCTTANPKLPLVSELAEIYRLAFKGV from the coding sequence ATGGGGACAGTTGAAAAAGTAGTAAAAGAGCAATCATCCGTTACAAAAATGGTCGATAGTCTATTAGAAAAAGGAATAAAAGCGTTAGCTACAATGCGCGAGCTTGATCAAGAAACAGTAAATAAAATCGTGAAGGAAATGGCACTGGCAGGACTTGATCAGCATATGCCATTAGCAAAGATGGCGGTTGAAGAAACCAAACGCGGTGTTTATGAAGACAAGATTATTAAGAACATGTTTGCTACCGAGTATGTGTACCACAATATCAAATATGATAAAATGGCTGGCATCATCGACGAAAATGAGCATGAAGGCATGATTACGATTGCAGAGCCAGTTGGTGTGATCGCAGGCGTAACACCGGTTACGAATCCAACCTCGACAACCATGTTCAAAGCGTTGATCTCAATCAAGACAAGAAACCCTATCATCTTCGCTTTCCATCCATCTGCGCAAAAATGCAGCAGCGAGGCAGCTAGAATCCTGCGCGACGCAGCAGTTAGAGCAGGGGCACCGGCAGATTGTATCCAGTGGATTGAAAAGCCATCTCTTGAAGCAACACAAGCTTTAATGAACCATTCGAAAATTTCGATGATTTTAGCTACTGGCGGTGCTGGCATGGTAAAATCCGCCTACAGCTCAGGAAAGCCGGCACTAGGTGTTGGTCCTGGTAATGTACCTTGCTATATCGAAAGAACTGCAAATGTTAAACGGGCTGTCAATGACTTGATTTTATCAAAAACATTCGATAATGGAATGATCTGTGCCTCAGAACAGGCGGTAATCATCGATAAAGAAATCTATCATGAAGTAAAAACAGAAATGATCGAGAATAGCTGCTACTTTTTAAACGAGGAAGAAAGATCGAAAGTCGAGAAGCTTGTCATCAATGAACACTCGTGTGCTGTTAATGCTGATATAGTGGGAATGCCAGCTCATAAAATTGCTGAAATGTCTGGTGTGTCAGTACCTGAGGAGACTAAAATTCTTGTTGCTGAGCTGAAAGGTGTAGGACCTCAATATCCGCTTTCTCGTGAAAAGCTTAGCCCTGTGTTAGCATGCTATAAAGTGAATGGAACAGAGGAAGGGTTTAAGCGCGCAGAAGAGATGCTTGAATTCGGCGGTCTTAGCCACTCTGCTGTGATCCATACAACAAATGATGAAGTGATGAGATCATACGGCTTAAGAATGAAGGCTGGCCGCGTCATTGTAAATGCACCATCTTCCCAGGGTGCGATTGGTGATATTTATAATGCCTACCTGCCATCATTGACTCTCGGCTGCGGAACTTACGGTGGAAACTCGGTGTCTACGAACGTAGGTGCAGTCAATCTGATCAATGTTAAAAAAGTAGCGAGAAGGAATGTGAATATGCAGTGGTTTAAAGTGCCTTCAAAAATATACTTTGAAAAGAATTCAACACAATATCTTGCGAAAATGCCAAAAATCTCAAAAGCATTCATCGTAACAGATCCTGGTATGGTGAAACTGGGGTATGTTGATAAAGTTCTTTACCATTTAAGAAAGCGTCCAGACTACGTACACTGTGAAATCTTCTCTGCTGTAGAACCAGATCCGTCAATTGAGACCGTGATGAAGGGCGCAGAAATGATGGCGAACTTCCAGCCGGATGTCATTATTGCCCTCGGCGGCGGCTCGGCAATGGACGCGGCTAAAGGAATGTGGCTGTTCTACGAATACCCGGAAGCAGACTTCCATGGCTTGAAGCAAAAGTTCCTTGATATCCGCAAGCGTATTGTCAAATATCCGCACTTAGGACGCAAAGCTCAATTTGTAGCAATTCCTACAACATCTGGTACAGGTTCAGAAGTGACATCCTTCTCGGTTATCACCGATAAAAAAGCGAACATCAAATATCCGCTCGCAGACTATGAGTTGACTCCAGATGTGGCGATTGTTGATCCGCAGTTTGTCATGACGGTTCCAAAACATATTACTGCTGATACAGGAATGGACGTATTGACGCATGCGATTGAGGCGTATGTCAGCTGTATGGCAAATGATTACACAGATGGCCTTGCCATTAAAGCAATTCAGCTTGTCTTTGAATATCTTCCACGAGCGTATCGAAATGGCCAGGATGAAGTTGCACGTGAGAAGGTGCATAATGCCTCCACGATTGCCGGAATGGCGTTTGCCAATGCATTCCTGGGAATAAACCATAGTTTGGCGCATAAGCTTGGTGCTGAATTCCATATCGCCCATGGCCGCTCCAATACGATCTTAATGCCGCACGTCATCCGATATAACGCAACAAAACCAAAGAAATTCACGGCTTTCCCTAAATACGAAAGTTTCGTGGCAGACCAGAGATATGCTGAAATAGCCAGGATTCTAGGACTTCCATGCCGTACAATTGAAGAAGGCGTTGAAAGCCTCGTTCAGGAAATCATCAAATTGGCAAAGGAAATGGATATTCCAATGAGCATTGAAGCGAACGGTGTAGATAAAGCAGAATTCGAAGCGAAGGTTGATCAGCTTGCAGACCGGGCATTTGAAGACCAGTGCACAACAGCTAACCCTAAACTTCCATTAGTGTCAGAGCTTGCAGAAATTTATCGATTGGCATTTAAGGGAGTCTAG
- a CDS encoding oxidoreductase, with product MLIENLSGKTVIVTGANSGIGYEAAKYLSEKGAHVILAVRNEQKGKAAVDSILQENHIASLEMMKLDLADLNSIHQFTTAFMEKYCSLDILINNAGVMIPPFGKTKDGFELQFGSNHLSHFALTGLLLPILKNTSGSRVVTLSSIAHRGASIDFDNLDGSKGYKAMKFYGQSKLANLLFAKELDHRFKKNEIETISVACHPGISNTNLFHLGKGETPKYLKGLMRFFSQPAEMGALPTIYSALDDSLSGGEYIGPDGKGNRKGYPAIEIPGPGVFNQETMTRLWTVSEELTGLQYDF from the coding sequence ATGTTAATAGAAAATTTATCAGGTAAGACAGTGATTGTAACTGGTGCGAACAGCGGAATTGGATATGAAGCTGCAAAATATCTTTCAGAAAAAGGAGCCCATGTTATTCTTGCAGTAAGGAATGAGCAAAAGGGGAAAGCTGCTGTTGATTCCATACTGCAAGAAAATCACATAGCTTCATTAGAAATGATGAAGCTTGATTTAGCAGACCTCAACAGTATCCACCAATTCACAACAGCTTTTATGGAGAAATACTGTTCCTTGGACATATTGATAAATAATGCAGGGGTCATGATCCCGCCATTTGGCAAGACGAAGGATGGATTTGAGCTTCAATTCGGCAGCAATCACCTCAGCCACTTTGCGTTAACAGGCCTTTTACTGCCAATTTTGAAAAATACATCTGGTTCCAGGGTTGTCACTTTAAGCAGCATTGCCCATCGGGGAGCTTCGATTGATTTTGATAATCTGGATGGCTCAAAGGGCTACAAAGCCATGAAGTTTTACGGACAGAGCAAGCTTGCAAACCTGTTATTTGCTAAAGAACTTGATCATCGGTTTAAAAAGAATGAAATCGAGACAATAAGCGTCGCCTGTCACCCGGGAATATCAAACACTAATTTGTTTCATCTAGGTAAAGGTGAAACCCCAAAATACTTGAAAGGATTGATGAGATTCTTTTCACAGCCTGCAGAAATGGGTGCGCTGCCAACGATTTATAGTGCCTTGGATGATAGCCTGAGCGGCGGTGAATACATTGGTCCTGACGGGAAAGGAAATAGAAAAGGATATCCGGCAATTGAAATTCCTGGACCAGGCGTTTTTAATCAAGAAACAATGACAAGATTATGGACAGTATCCGAGGAATTAACGGGTTTACAGTATGATTTTTAG
- a CDS encoding alpha/beta hydrolase family protein, translating into MQEAVSLIHNKQVMRGMAHLPFMDQKEVPAVILLHGFTGSKLEPHRFFLKISRHLESLGIASFRFDFLGSGESDGKFEDMTVLKELSEAETILEYVRSHPRIHGEKVIVLGFSMGGFVVSLLAGEHPEKIEKLILLAPAGSMAEEVKVIVKNSTYIKEESAYDIGGDLIGKEFIEELNTIDVWEVAKRYKGDVLLIHGSNDQAVSMKDSIKYQEKCYQEQAKLHIVAGADHTFNSYHWEKEVIENICHFVK; encoded by the coding sequence ATGCAGGAAGCAGTTTCGCTTATACATAACAAACAGGTGATGAGAGGGATGGCACATCTTCCATTTATGGACCAGAAGGAGGTACCTGCTGTTATTCTTCTGCATGGTTTTACCGGAAGCAAGCTAGAGCCACATCGTTTCTTTTTGAAAATTTCAAGGCACCTCGAATCTCTTGGGATTGCCAGTTTCCGTTTTGATTTTTTAGGGAGCGGTGAAAGTGACGGGAAGTTTGAAGATATGACTGTATTGAAAGAATTATCAGAGGCAGAAACAATTCTGGAGTACGTCCGTTCACATCCCCGCATTCATGGCGAAAAAGTAATTGTCCTTGGTTTTAGTATGGGAGGTTTTGTGGTCAGTCTCCTTGCTGGAGAACATCCAGAGAAAATAGAAAAACTTATCTTACTTGCTCCAGCTGGCAGTATGGCAGAAGAAGTGAAGGTTATTGTGAAAAATTCTACATATATAAAGGAAGAGAGTGCTTACGACATTGGTGGGGATTTAATCGGAAAAGAATTTATTGAAGAGTTGAATACAATTGATGTGTGGGAAGTGGCGAAAAGATATAAAGGGGATGTTCTGCTTATCCATGGGTCAAATGATCAAGCAGTTTCAATGAAGGACTCCATAAAATATCAGGAGAAATGCTACCAGGAGCAGGCGAAGCTCCACATTGTGGCTGGGGCAGATCATACCTTTAATTCGTACCATTGGGAAAAAGAAGTCATTGAGAACATTTGTCATTTTGTAAAATAG